A region of Desulfolithobacter dissulfuricans DNA encodes the following proteins:
- a CDS encoding OmpA family protein, with translation MTILPLSVSRRLVTVLLPGIFLALVALPRPVLADCVKIRAGLRQEKGLIKRHKILKEAIKECPDDPKITYFFAYNLERLRKYDQARELYRRAVELDPDFARAWFGLGEMYLAGGDPEDAIQALEKGLAIEPANIWAQRSLKEARQKALEAEKSARPTVAVDRGAEEGVEPPTVAGEGEKTASQAPAGSLQEQVTTAKEAPPQDRQATDTAAAPVAGKEQAPAPPSPPAPADLQLAAASGGEIRRGDTIEPLPPRQTKAPTTPAPETAPATPEKKEQEKKNRIVVRALTEEEIVSFMELHPARENTDPAADTPGLRMPIQFERNSGELTEEARKIIDQVICPALKNDKLAGAVYELSGHTDDRGDFDTNMYLSRIRVNTVRDYLVAGCGIDPARLRVVYYGPTRPLVPNTSAVNRRLNRRVEIRRLQ, from the coding sequence ATGACGATCCTGCCCCTGTCCGTTTCCCGTCGCCTGGTCACTGTCCTGTTACCGGGGATTTTCCTGGCCCTGGTTGCGCTTCCCCGGCCGGTGCTGGCCGACTGCGTCAAAATCCGGGCCGGCCTGCGGCAGGAAAAGGGGCTGATCAAACGCCACAAAATCCTCAAAGAGGCGATCAAGGAGTGCCCCGACGATCCAAAAATCACCTACTTCTTTGCCTACAACCTGGAACGGCTGCGCAAGTATGATCAGGCGCGGGAACTCTACCGCCGGGCCGTGGAACTCGACCCTGATTTTGCCCGGGCCTGGTTCGGTCTTGGCGAGATGTACCTGGCCGGTGGTGACCCGGAAGATGCCATTCAGGCCCTGGAAAAGGGACTGGCCATCGAGCCGGCCAACATCTGGGCCCAGCGCTCCCTGAAGGAGGCACGGCAAAAGGCCCTGGAAGCGGAGAAAAGCGCCCGGCCGACCGTTGCTGTCGACAGGGGAGCTGAGGAGGGTGTGGAACCGCCGACGGTGGCAGGCGAAGGGGAAAAAACAGCTTCCCAGGCTCCGGCCGGTTCGCTCCAGGAGCAGGTCACGACCGCAAAAGAGGCCCCGCCGCAGGATAGGCAGGCCACCGATACAGCGGCGGCCCCGGTAGCCGGGAAGGAACAGGCCCCTGCCCCGCCGTCACCTCCTGCGCCTGCAGACCTGCAGCTGGCCGCTGCATCCGGCGGCGAGATACGGCGCGGGGACACGATAGAACCGCTGCCTCCTCGGCAGACAAAGGCACCGACGACTCCGGCCCCGGAGACCGCACCGGCCACACCGGAAAAGAAAGAACAAGAGAAAAAGAACCGGATCGTGGTCCGGGCCCTGACCGAGGAGGAAATCGTCAGCTTCATGGAACTGCATCCGGCCCGGGAAAACACCGACCCCGCAGCAGACACCCCGGGCCTGCGCATGCCCATCCAGTTCGAACGCAACTCCGGAGAGTTGACCGAAGAGGCCCGCAAAATCATCGACCAGGTTATCTGTCCGGCGCTCAAGAACGACAAGCTGGCCGGCGCTGTCTACGAACTCTCCGGACACACCGATGACCGGGGTGATTTTGACACCAACATGTACCTCTCCCGAATCCGGGTCAACACGGTTCGCGACTACCTGGTCGCCGGCTGCGGCATCGATCCGGCCCGGCTGCGGGTGGTCTACTACGGTCCCACCAGGCCCCTGGTCCCCAACACCAGCGCGGTCAACCGGCGGCTCAACCGGCGGGTGGAAATCCGGCGCCTGCAGTAA
- the bioC gene encoding malonyl-ACP O-methyltransferase BioC has product MPTDKKQIGRRFARAAATYDSQAHIQYRVADRLLDLVEESGCTRPQDVLEIGCCTGLLSRRLAARFPSIQTLYCNDLVDFSVTIREKLGGHALSPVFLPGDIETIDLPAHFDLIISSSTFHWLHDLPTLLAKLRNHLQPGGFLAFSMYGPENLREVREISGIGLEYPDLATVEDMLADHYRLLHSSQHLEEFFFPDPMAILQHLRQTGVNSVRSTRWSKGRLQRFIEAYRQRFSGDQGLSLTYHPMYLVARLC; this is encoded by the coding sequence ATGCCCACAGATAAAAAACAGATAGGCCGCCGCTTTGCCCGGGCTGCGGCCACCTATGACAGCCAGGCCCACATCCAGTACCGGGTGGCGGACCGCTTGCTCGACCTGGTCGAGGAATCCGGCTGTACCCGGCCCCAGGATGTGCTGGAAATAGGCTGCTGCACAGGACTGCTCTCCCGGAGGCTGGCCGCCCGGTTCCCCTCCATCCAGACCCTGTACTGCAACGACCTGGTGGATTTTTCCGTCACCATCCGAGAAAAGCTTGGCGGGCACGCCCTCTCTCCTGTGTTTCTTCCCGGGGATATCGAAACCATTGACCTGCCCGCCCACTTCGACCTGATTATCTCCTCGTCCACCTTCCACTGGCTCCATGACCTGCCGACCCTGCTGGCCAAACTGCGCAACCACCTGCAGCCGGGCGGTTTTCTCGCCTTTTCCATGTATGGGCCGGAAAATCTGCGCGAGGTGCGGGAGATAAGCGGTATCGGCCTGGAGTACCCGGACCTGGCGACGGTGGAAGATATGCTGGCCGACCACTACCGACTTCTGCACTCCAGTCAGCACCTGGAGGAATTCTTTTTCCCCGACCCCATGGCCATACTTCAGCACCTGCGCCAGACCGGGGTCAACAGCGTGCGCTCCACCCGCTGGAGCAAGGGCAGGCTGCAGCGGTTTATCGAGGCCTACCGCCAGCGGTTCAGTGGGGACCAGGGGCTTTCCCTGACCTATCATCCGATGTACCTGGTGGCCCGGTTGTGCTGA
- a CDS encoding cation:proton antiporter encodes MGLYDILVILVTLAAIFAYVNARYLRLPRTIGLMAMSLAVSLVLLTLGRAGILPLEAQVQHLLGRLDFYDTLMHGMLGFLLFAGALHVNFDDLLSRGWIISGLATAGVLASTLLVGGFAWAILRFLGLEVDFLYCLLFGALISPTDPIAVLGIMKQAGAPKELETTIAGESLFNDGMGVVIFLALLATLANGGQMHWQEVGVLFGLEAGGGILLGAGLGLLCYQLLKRVDNYQVEILLTLSLVMGGYRLAELLHVSAPLAIVVAGLLVGNHGRHLGMSPMTRRHLDTFWELVDEILNAVLFVLIGLEILLLPHDLWALGAGFLLIPFVLLARFLSVGGVVRILARFRSFGRGTVVILTWAGLRGGISVALALALPAGPERDILIPVTYVIMAFSILVQGLTVTPLLSRFQPQPSGEEVSTTGPPGTSDDRSGKAPGPH; translated from the coding sequence ATGGGCTTATACGATATTCTGGTCATCCTGGTTACTTTGGCAGCAATTTTTGCCTATGTCAATGCCCGCTACCTCCGTTTGCCCCGGACCATAGGTCTGATGGCCATGTCCCTGGCGGTCTCCCTGGTCCTCCTGACCCTGGGTCGGGCCGGGATTCTGCCCCTGGAAGCGCAGGTGCAGCACCTGCTGGGCCGGCTTGACTTCTACGACACCCTCATGCACGGCATGCTCGGCTTCCTGCTCTTTGCCGGAGCGCTGCATGTGAACTTCGATGACCTGCTCTCCCGGGGATGGATCATCTCGGGCCTGGCCACGGCCGGAGTCCTGGCCTCTACTCTGCTGGTCGGCGGTTTTGCCTGGGCCATCCTCCGGTTTCTCGGTCTGGAGGTCGATTTTCTCTACTGCCTGCTCTTCGGGGCCCTGATCTCACCCACCGATCCCATCGCGGTACTGGGGATCATGAAACAGGCCGGGGCACCAAAAGAGCTGGAAACCACCATTGCCGGGGAGTCGCTGTTCAATGACGGCATGGGGGTGGTCATCTTCCTGGCCCTGCTGGCCACCCTGGCAAATGGCGGGCAGATGCACTGGCAGGAGGTGGGGGTGCTGTTTGGCCTGGAGGCCGGGGGCGGTATCCTGCTCGGGGCCGGGCTGGGCCTGCTCTGCTACCAGCTTCTCAAGCGGGTGGACAACTACCAGGTGGAAATTCTTCTCACCCTGTCCCTGGTCATGGGTGGCTACCGGCTGGCCGAACTCCTGCACGTCTCGGCGCCGCTGGCCATTGTGGTGGCCGGGCTGCTGGTGGGCAACCACGGCCGGCACCTGGGCATGTCGCCCATGACCCGGCGTCATCTCGACACCTTCTGGGAGTTGGTGGACGAGATTTTAAACGCGGTGCTCTTTGTCCTCATCGGCCTTGAGATCCTGCTCCTGCCCCATGATCTCTGGGCACTCGGGGCCGGGTTTCTCCTGATCCCCTTTGTTCTTCTGGCCCGTTTTCTTTCCGTGGGCGGAGTGGTGCGGATCCTGGCTCGCTTCCGTTCTTTCGGCCGGGGAACCGTGGTGATTCTCACCTGGGCCGGGCTGCGCGGCGGCATCTCGGTGGCCCTGGCCCTGGCCCTGCCAGCGGGCCCGGAACGTGACATCCTGATCCCGGTCACTTACGTGATAATGGCCTTTTCCATCCTGGTCCAGGGTTTGACCGTCACTCCGCTTCTCAGCCGTTTCCAGCCGCAACCATCCGGGGAGGAGGTCAGCACAACCGGGCCACCAGGTACATCGGATGATAGGTCAGGGAAAGCCCCTGGTCCCCACTGA
- the bioD gene encoding dethiobiotin synthase, with translation MAKIAVCAIDTDIGKSVVTGLLARFLKTGGATVTTMKPVQTGCLGKPEDILMHRRIMESDWDQWDEQGLTCPYCFPFPGSPHLAARLADTAIDPQRLDRAMEELQAHHRWLVVEGAGGLLVPLGEELTWLEYLRGRRIPVILVTSPRLGSINHTQLSLEAIRARGVHLAGLVYNLHGDHPKEIVLDSLRVFRRALGQYGFPEKVILLPDTRESQSTNWGPLLEDIEGEG, from the coding sequence ATGGCCAAGATAGCTGTCTGCGCAATAGATACCGATATCGGCAAATCAGTGGTGACCGGCCTGCTGGCCAGGTTTCTCAAAACAGGTGGTGCCACCGTGACCACCATGAAACCGGTCCAGACCGGCTGTCTCGGCAAGCCGGAGGACATTCTCATGCACCGGCGGATCATGGAGTCCGACTGGGACCAGTGGGACGAACAGGGGCTGACCTGCCCCTACTGCTTTCCCTTTCCCGGCTCCCCCCATCTCGCCGCCCGGCTGGCGGATACAGCCATTGACCCGCAACGGCTTGACCGGGCCATGGAAGAGCTCCAGGCCCACCACCGGTGGCTGGTGGTGGAAGGCGCCGGCGGCCTGCTGGTGCCGCTTGGCGAAGAACTGACCTGGCTGGAGTATCTCCGCGGGCGCCGGATCCCGGTGATCCTGGTCACCTCGCCCCGGCTGGGCTCCATCAACCATACCCAGCTCAGCCTGGAGGCCATCAGGGCCCGCGGTGTCCACCTGGCCGGCCTGGTCTACAACCTCCATGGCGACCACCCCAAAGAGATCGTCCTGGATTCCCTGCGGGTCTTCCGCCGGGCGCTTGGCCAATACGGTTTTCCCGAGAAGGTGATTCTCCTGCCAGATACCCGGGAGAGCCAGTCCACCAACTGGGGGCCCCTGCTGGAAGATATCGAAGGAGAGGGGTGA
- the bluB gene encoding 5,6-dimethylbenzimidazole synthase, whose protein sequence is MNKHEFSEKHKEGVYRAIFQRRDIRAQFIDTPVPDVLLEKVLRAAHHAPSVGFMQPWNFLVIRDRSTKDKVHQAFKRANEQSAAMFDEQRREKYRTFKLEGIREAPINLLVTCDRSRTGPVVIGRTVQPEMDVYSTVCAVQNLWLAARAEGLGWAGSPSSRNGNCARSSTCPMKWW, encoded by the coding sequence ATGAATAAACACGAATTTTCAGAAAAGCACAAAGAGGGCGTATACCGGGCTATTTTCCAGCGCCGGGATATCAGGGCCCAGTTTATCGACACACCGGTACCCGATGTACTCCTGGAAAAGGTACTCCGGGCCGCACACCATGCGCCTTCGGTGGGTTTTATGCAGCCATGGAATTTTCTGGTGATCCGGGACCGGTCCACAAAGGATAAAGTACATCAGGCATTCAAACGTGCAAATGAGCAGTCGGCAGCCATGTTTGACGAGCAACGGCGGGAAAAATACCGGACCTTCAAGCTGGAAGGGATCCGCGAGGCGCCGATAAACCTGCTGGTAACCTGTGACCGTTCGCGTACAGGCCCGGTGGTGATCGGCCGCACTGTCCAGCCGGAAATGGATGTCTACTCCACGGTCTGCGCGGTCCAGAACCTGTGGCTGGCCGCCCGGGCCGAGGGGCTGGGGTGGGCTGGGTCTCCATCATCCAGGAACGGGAACTGCGCGAGATCTTCGACCTGCCCGATGAAGTGGTGGTGA
- a CDS encoding DNA integrity scanning protein DisA nucleotide-binding domain protein, producing MEHQQDETFIARCISETLDGLSDGMSHFSGPSRTAVIYCISKDSEMMICDPQNLLQEHKPKLNALFVQDDSWRATVPWEPDRTKFSQIHPLEDPELTGLISYGGRSSSVFYQMWFTEHHPDLCSTGPTQRWLEHAVWRFSHDMANDKELYTGISGAFLREYAVHAVHDHIVDEMNIHLGWDSQVRIYPVLDAVLGISRTREEGDWPVGELVIIDPQLLEKIRFVARFIKDEQPQLENFKHVRKLLLTVEGSDYKLVSDGKSILGICEDIMPRFFICADFRGRHGFLKINRDKICSFSEGHFSSTTHRAKLVQVEEALLESSLPPQARNNIFRIVTSLAHHAQQKKHGCTLVIDLNPDPVTISGQSLDPPLDLRQPHLLALSKALARVDGALHIGADQHLHGFACLLDGRTIPGEDRARGARYNSALRFTAEHNNIIVVVVSSDRPVSIIQDGVEISGICHWRPENRCIFATEPLNLWCSRY from the coding sequence ATGGAACACCAGCAGGACGAAACCTTTATTGCCCGCTGTATCAGCGAAACCCTGGATGGTCTGAGTGACGGCATGTCGCATTTTTCCGGGCCCAGCCGGACAGCTGTAATATACTGCATCTCCAAGGACAGCGAGATGATGATCTGCGATCCGCAGAATCTGCTCCAGGAACATAAACCAAAGCTTAACGCACTGTTTGTACAGGATGACTCCTGGCGCGCCACGGTTCCGTGGGAACCGGACCGGACAAAATTCAGCCAGATTCATCCTCTGGAAGATCCGGAACTGACCGGACTGATCTCCTATGGCGGCCGTTCCAGTTCGGTATTTTACCAGATGTGGTTTACCGAGCATCATCCGGACCTCTGCTCCACCGGCCCGACCCAGCGCTGGCTTGAGCATGCGGTGTGGCGCTTTTCCCACGACATGGCCAACGACAAGGAACTGTACACCGGCATTTCAGGCGCCTTCCTGCGTGAATATGCGGTTCATGCAGTGCACGACCACATTGTCGATGAGATGAATATCCATCTCGGCTGGGATTCTCAGGTGCGGATTTATCCGGTACTGGATGCTGTTCTGGGGATCTCCCGAACGCGTGAGGAAGGGGACTGGCCGGTGGGAGAGCTGGTCATCATTGATCCGCAGCTCCTGGAAAAAATTCGCTTTGTCGCCAGGTTTATCAAAGATGAACAACCGCAGCTCGAAAACTTCAAACACGTGCGCAAGCTGCTCCTGACCGTCGAAGGATCGGATTACAAACTGGTTTCAGACGGAAAATCCATCCTGGGGATATGCGAAGACATCATGCCTCGTTTTTTTATCTGCGCTGATTTTCGAGGAAGACACGGTTTTCTGAAGATAAACCGGGACAAGATATGCAGCTTTTCGGAAGGCCATTTCAGCTCGACAACCCATCGGGCCAAACTGGTCCAGGTGGAAGAAGCCCTGCTGGAATCATCTCTTCCTCCGCAGGCCAGAAACAATATTTTCCGGATTGTTACCAGCCTGGCGCACCACGCCCAGCAAAAAAAGCATGGCTGCACCCTGGTGATTGACCTGAATCCCGACCCTGTAACCATTTCAGGCCAGTCGCTCGATCCGCCTCTTGACCTGCGGCAGCCGCATCTTCTGGCGCTGAGCAAGGCCCTGGCCAGGGTGGATGGTGCCCTGCACATAGGGGCGGATCAGCATCTTCACGGTTTCGCCTGCCTGCTGGATGGCCGGACCATTCCGGGAGAGGATCGCGCCCGGGGCGCACGCTACAACTCGGCCCTGCGTTTTACGGCAGAGCATAACAATATTATTGTGGTGGTGGTTTCTTCAGACCGACCGGTCTCCATCATCCAGGATGGCGTGGAAATCAGCGGCATCTGCCACTGGAGACCGGAAAATCGCTGCATTTTTGCCACAGAACCGCTGAACCTGTGGTGCAGCAGGTATTAG
- a CDS encoding amino acid ABC transporter ATP-binding protein yields MNAAEPIIQIKNINKTFGTFKALDDVSLDVSVGERVVVLGPSGSGKSTLLRAINRLETIDSGTIIVDGRNLYDPSQDINRIRMELGMVFQSFNLFRHMTVLENLTLAPIKLKKMPKSQAEELGLKLLDKVGIREKADWYPVQLSGGQQQRVAIARALAMEPKIMLFDEPTSALDPEMIGEVLDVMINLAREGMTMVVVTHEMGFAREVADKVVFMDEGKIVEMAPPDRFFENPEHKRTRKFLEQIL; encoded by the coding sequence ATGAACGCCGCTGAACCGATCATCCAGATCAAGAACATCAACAAGACCTTTGGTACCTTCAAGGCCCTCGATGATGTGAGCCTCGATGTATCCGTGGGCGAGCGGGTGGTGGTCCTGGGGCCGTCCGGCTCTGGCAAATCCACCCTGCTGCGGGCCATCAACCGGTTGGAGACCATTGATTCCGGTACCATCATCGTCGATGGCCGCAACCTCTACGATCCGTCCCAGGATATCAACCGCATCCGGATGGAACTGGGCATGGTCTTCCAGAGTTTCAACCTGTTCCGCCACATGACCGTGCTGGAAAATCTGACCCTGGCACCCATCAAGTTGAAGAAAATGCCCAAATCTCAGGCGGAAGAGCTGGGGCTCAAGCTGCTGGACAAGGTCGGTATCCGGGAGAAGGCGGATTGGTATCCGGTGCAGCTCTCCGGCGGCCAGCAGCAGCGGGTGGCCATCGCCCGGGCCCTTGCCATGGAGCCAAAGATCATGCTTTTTGACGAACCGACCTCGGCTCTTGATCCCGAGATGATCGGTGAGGTGCTTGATGTCATGATCAATCTGGCCAGGGAGGGCATGACCATGGTGGTGGTAACCCACGAGATGGGTTTTGCCCGCGAGGTGGCGGATAAGGTGGTGTTCATGGACGAGGGAAAGATTGTGGAGATGGCGCCGCCGGACCGTTTTTTCGAGAATCCTGAGCACAAACGGACCCGGAAATTTCTGGAGCAGATTCTCTAG
- a CDS encoding amino acid ABC transporter permease translates to MAEQEPTVIEIGDGAAIPKPEDRGLLSAWWIAFVGTIGLIVILPMVKPDPYADILRFIPDGILVTFKVTIMSISLAMVIGLLTGLGRISKNRFINLMASLYVEVIRGVPLLVQLFYIYFALGRFVRVPDIVAAVIAMSVCYGAYMGEVFRAGIKSIDFGQTEASLSLGFNQRQTMTYVILPQAWRTILPPVGNEFIALLKDTSLVSILAVSDILRRGREYASESFNYFETYTMIALIYLLITLVLSKLISNMEHRLSHYERR, encoded by the coding sequence ATGGCAGAACAAGAACCCACAGTCATTGAAATCGGTGACGGCGCAGCGATTCCCAAGCCGGAAGACAGGGGATTGTTGTCCGCCTGGTGGATAGCCTTTGTCGGTACCATCGGGCTGATCGTCATCCTCCCCATGGTCAAGCCGGATCCGTACGCCGACATCCTGCGTTTCATCCCTGACGGCATCCTGGTGACCTTCAAGGTGACCATCATGTCCATCTCCCTGGCCATGGTCATCGGCCTGCTCACGGGCCTGGGCCGGATATCCAAGAACCGGTTTATCAACCTGATGGCTTCGCTCTACGTGGAGGTGATCCGCGGGGTACCGCTGCTGGTGCAGCTGTTCTACATCTATTTCGCCCTGGGCCGTTTTGTCCGGGTACCCGATATCGTCGCCGCCGTGATCGCCATGTCGGTCTGTTATGGCGCCTACATGGGCGAGGTCTTCCGGGCCGGGATCAAGTCCATCGACTTCGGGCAGACCGAGGCCTCGCTTTCCCTGGGCTTCAACCAGCGCCAGACCATGACCTATGTCATTCTGCCCCAGGCCTGGCGGACCATCCTGCCTCCGGTGGGCAACGAGTTTATCGCTCTGTTGAAGGATACCTCTCTGGTTTCCATTCTCGCTGTGTCCGATATCCTGCGTCGGGGTCGGGAGTACGCTTCCGAGAGTTTCAACTATTTTGAAACCTATACCATGATCGCCCTGATCTATCTCCTGATCACCCTGGTTCTGTCCAAGCTGATTTCCAACATGGAGCACCGTCTCAGTCATTATGAACGCCGCTGA
- a CDS encoding basic amino acid ABC transporter substrate-binding protein — MLKRAVFALVTLAVMYGSAWAETTIVFATDATWPPMEFINSDKELVGYSIDYMTAAGKEAGFKPVFKNTAWDGIFAGLAAGKYDAICSSVSITEERKKAMDFSEPYFTVRQALIVRKDEPVKSLADLKGKKVGGQIGTTGYFAIKAAKGVVPKSYDEIGLAMEDLNVGRIDAVVCDDPVAANYAMIKYKDTLKIASVIETGTVENYGIAVRKGNKKVLDLINKGIRAVKAKGIDEELKKKWIGQ; from the coding sequence ATGTTGAAACGCGCTGTTTTTGCCCTTGTGACGCTGGCTGTCATGTACGGATCGGCCTGGGCCGAGACCACCATTGTTTTTGCCACCGATGCCACCTGGCCCCCCATGGAATTCATCAACAGCGACAAAGAGCTTGTCGGCTATTCCATCGATTACATGACCGCAGCCGGCAAGGAAGCCGGATTCAAGCCGGTCTTCAAGAACACCGCCTGGGATGGTATCTTCGCCGGGCTGGCTGCAGGCAAGTACGATGCCATCTGTTCCTCGGTCTCCATCACCGAGGAGCGCAAAAAGGCCATGGATTTCAGCGAGCCCTATTTCACCGTTCGCCAGGCCCTGATCGTCCGCAAGGACGAGCCGGTCAAGAGTCTTGCCGATCTCAAGGGCAAGAAGGTCGGCGGTCAGATCGGGACCACCGGTTATTTCGCCATCAAGGCGGCCAAGGGCGTGGTTCCCAAGTCCTACGATGAGATCGGCCTGGCCATGGAAGATCTCAATGTCGGCCGTATCGACGCCGTGGTCTGTGACGATCCGGTGGCGGCCAACTACGCCATGATCAAGTACAAGGACACCCTCAAGATCGCCTCGGTTATCGAGACCGGCACGGTGGAGAATTACGGTATCGCCGTACGCAAAGGCAACAAGAAGGTGCTGGATCTGATCAACAAGGGTATCCGCGCCGTCAAGGCCAAGGGTATTGACGAGGAACTCAAGAAGAAGTGGATCGGCCAGTAA
- the pal gene encoding peptidoglycan-associated lipoprotein Pal — translation MMHPFRIIPAVLLGLLLMVAGGCSKKTIMPYPTGNGAGAPEAKSIDYPAGQEAGTITEEDMAAPQVDTLDTTTAAGKSLGGFAISGDQNSEEYKKLHGRSSPQMQPIYFNFDQATIRADQIPRLEANAAYLKNNPGVKVVIEGNCDERGTNEYNLALGERRALNAKKYLVVLGVEPQRIRTVSYGEERPLFTGDDEFSWSQNRRDDFILE, via the coding sequence ATGATGCACCCCTTTCGGATTATCCCGGCTGTTCTGCTGGGCCTGCTGCTGATGGTGGCCGGTGGTTGCAGCAAGAAAACCATCATGCCTTACCCGACGGGTAACGGTGCCGGTGCCCCGGAGGCCAAGTCCATCGACTATCCTGCCGGCCAGGAGGCCGGAACCATCACCGAGGAAGATATGGCCGCACCCCAGGTTGATACCCTGGACACCACCACGGCCGCCGGTAAATCCCTGGGTGGTTTTGCCATCAGCGGTGATCAGAACAGCGAGGAGTACAAGAAACTCCATGGCCGCTCCTCGCCGCAGATGCAGCCCATTTATTTCAATTTCGACCAGGCGACCATCCGGGCCGACCAGATTCCGCGGCTGGAGGCCAATGCCGCCTACCTGAAGAACAATCCCGGAGTCAAGGTGGTGATCGAGGGGAACTGCGATGAGCGGGGCACCAACGAGTACAACCTGGCCCTGGGAGAACGGCGGGCCCTGAACGCCAAGAAATACCTGGTGGTTCTGGGGGTTGAGCCGCAGCGGATCCGGACGGTGAGTTACGGCGAGGAACGGCCCCTGTTCACCGGGGACGACGAGTTCTCCTGGTCCCAGAACCGGCGAGATGATTTTATCCTTGAGTAA
- the ltrA gene encoding group II intron reverse transcriptase/maturase: protein MVDVWYSLYDRMLSRENLVKAFYKVKSSKGAAGIDGQSIDDFAGSLATNIDHLLTELQDKSYQPLAVRRVEIPKPNGGKRLLGIPAVRDRVVQQALLDILQPIFDRDFHPSSYGYRPGRSCHQAISKATMFIRTYERKWVVDMDLSKCFDTLNHDLILASFRRRVSDGSILGLLEKFLKSGVLTGDGWQASEVGSPQGGVISPLIANVYLDSFDQFMKNRGHRIVRYADDILILCQSKSAAENALNQASRYLEEELLLTVNQEKTHISHSLKGIKFLGVCIHSVMTRIQRGKVRAFKAKVKAMTRRNSPVNLEKVIADLNRLLRGFANYFRIANCKGEFSRLMRWIRRRLRAVQLKLWKKPCRLHRRLRQLGYRGEFKSIKMNSWANAASPLSHYALPNSCLHGEMGLFDLASVQTGISVSV from the coding sequence ATGGTTGACGTCTGGTACAGCCTATATGATCGAATGCTGAGCCGGGAGAACCTGGTCAAGGCATTCTACAAGGTGAAATCCTCGAAAGGAGCTGCCGGTATAGACGGCCAGTCCATCGATGATTTTGCCGGATCACTTGCGACCAATATCGATCATCTCCTGACGGAACTGCAGGACAAGAGCTACCAGCCGCTGGCCGTGCGACGGGTGGAGATCCCGAAGCCGAACGGCGGGAAACGGCTACTCGGCATACCTGCAGTCCGTGACCGTGTGGTACAGCAGGCCCTGCTGGATATACTTCAACCAATATTTGACCGCGATTTCCATCCGTCGAGCTACGGCTACCGTCCTGGTCGGAGTTGTCACCAGGCAATCAGCAAAGCCACGATGTTCATCCGGACGTACGAGCGGAAATGGGTAGTGGACATGGATCTGTCGAAATGCTTCGACACGTTGAACCATGACCTGATCCTTGCCTCGTTCCGTCGCCGGGTCAGCGATGGAAGTATTCTTGGTCTGCTGGAGAAGTTTTTGAAAAGCGGTGTTCTGACAGGAGATGGTTGGCAGGCCAGCGAGGTCGGCAGTCCGCAGGGCGGAGTTATCAGCCCGTTGATTGCCAACGTATACCTTGATTCCTTCGATCAGTTTATGAAGAATCGTGGCCACCGCATCGTCCGCTATGCGGACGACATCCTGATCCTGTGCCAGTCAAAGAGCGCAGCCGAAAATGCACTGAACCAGGCCAGTCGTTATCTTGAAGAAGAACTGCTGTTGACCGTCAACCAGGAAAAGACCCATATAAGCCACAGCCTCAAAGGGATTAAATTTCTTGGAGTTTGTATCCACTCCGTGATGACCCGAATACAGCGAGGCAAGGTGAGGGCCTTCAAGGCAAAGGTCAAGGCGATGACCCGGCGTAACTCCCCGGTGAACCTTGAGAAGGTGATAGCCGACCTCAACCGGTTGCTGAGGGGTTTTGCCAACTACTTTCGGATAGCGAACTGCAAGGGTGAGTTTTCTCGGCTGATGAGGTGGATCAGAAGACGGCTGCGTGCTGTTCAGTTGAAGCTGTGGAAAAAGCCGTGCAGGCTACACCGCAGACTGAGACAGCTGGGCTATAGAGGAGAGTTCAAAAGTATCAAGATGAACTCCTGGGCCAATGCAGCAAGTCCACTGAGCCATTATGCCCTTCCCAACAGCTGCCTGCATGGGGAAATGGGGCTCTTTGACCTCGCATCTGTACAGACCGGAATTTCTGTTTCAGTATGA